The following proteins are encoded in a genomic region of Natrinema sp. DC36:
- a CDS encoding DEAD/DEAH box helicase — protein sequence MTDGDVAAFTHLGSTVRGALSERGFSQPTAPQRLAIPPLSAGENTLVIAPTGSGKTETAMLPVFDHLVADDGEPSTPRQSSSEDPADGGPPEGFGVLYITPLRALNRDMRERLEWWGDYLGLEVDVRHGDTTQYQRGKQAEDPPDVLITTPETVQAMLTGKRLREALADVSHVVIDEVHELAASKRGAQLAIGLERLRDLAGPFQRIGLSATVGDPGEVGQFLTGGRPCEIREIDVGSNVDVTVREPAVTEEDERLAGELMTEADTASHVRLIRDLVDEHESTLIFVNTRQTAEALGSRFKELDLPIGVHHGSLSKEARIDVEDRFKAGEIDGLLCTSSMELGIDVGQVDHVIQYKSPRQVTRLLQRIGRAGHRQDEVSSGTIVTTRPDDTFEALAIARRARDGEVEPAAIHEGSLDVVANQLPAIVQSRGDTYVDDAAETVRRSYPFRNVPEATIREIVSELHRNRILWFDEAEDRIETTGGTWQYVYANLSMIPDEETYEVHDIASGGQIGTLDERFVVNFAQPGEVFIQRGEMWRIAEIDDEEARVKVSPIEDPAGEVPSWIGQEIPVPAAVAGEVGEIRAVAEPQLETGADAAAVGRELAGRYPADEYTLTEACAQLEAQIDAGAPMPTADRLVLERQGRTIVLNAPFGHTANETLGRILSALLGQRAGSSVGLETDPYRIELEVPNSIATSDVLAVLEETDPDHVEAIVELGLKRSDALAFRLAQVSAKFGALKRWQNQGSGRISNDRLLAALEDTPMYEEAIREVFHEDLDIERASSVLERAQSGDLELVTHRGRTPVGLGGRSSGGKELLAPENADASVIKTVKERIQDDRVILLCTHCTEWKVKTKVKRVPDQPECPECGSTRIASLNPWADEVVQAVRSQEKDDEQREMTERAFRAAGLVQSHGKQAVIAMAARGVGPHNAAQIINKLREDEAEFYRDILSKEREYARTQAFWD from the coding sequence ATGACTGACGGGGACGTCGCGGCGTTTACGCACCTCGGGTCGACGGTTCGGGGAGCGCTCTCCGAACGCGGCTTCTCGCAGCCGACGGCGCCGCAGCGACTGGCGATTCCGCCGCTGTCGGCCGGCGAGAACACGCTCGTGATCGCGCCCACCGGGAGCGGCAAGACCGAGACGGCGATGTTGCCCGTCTTCGACCACCTCGTGGCGGACGACGGTGAGCCGAGCACACCGAGGCAATCCTCGTCGGAGGATCCCGCCGACGGCGGTCCGCCGGAGGGATTCGGCGTGCTCTACATCACCCCACTACGGGCGCTCAACCGCGACATGCGCGAGCGCCTCGAGTGGTGGGGCGACTACCTCGGCCTCGAGGTCGACGTTCGCCACGGCGACACGACCCAGTACCAGCGGGGGAAACAGGCCGAGGATCCCCCGGACGTGCTGATCACGACCCCCGAAACCGTGCAAGCGATGCTCACCGGCAAGCGGCTGCGGGAGGCGCTCGCGGACGTCTCTCACGTCGTGATCGACGAAGTCCACGAACTCGCAGCGTCCAAGCGGGGCGCGCAGTTGGCGATCGGCCTCGAGCGACTCCGGGACCTGGCGGGGCCGTTCCAGCGGATCGGGCTCTCGGCGACCGTCGGCGATCCGGGAGAGGTCGGCCAGTTCCTCACTGGCGGCCGCCCCTGCGAGATTCGCGAGATCGACGTCGGGAGCAACGTCGACGTGACGGTCCGCGAGCCCGCCGTGACCGAGGAAGACGAACGACTGGCCGGCGAACTCATGACCGAAGCCGACACGGCCAGTCACGTCCGGCTGATCCGGGATCTGGTCGACGAACACGAATCGACACTGATCTTCGTCAACACGCGGCAGACGGCCGAAGCGCTGGGGTCGCGGTTCAAGGAACTCGACCTGCCGATCGGCGTCCACCACGGCTCGCTCTCGAAGGAGGCCCGGATCGACGTCGAGGACCGGTTCAAGGCCGGCGAAATCGACGGCCTCCTCTGTACGTCCTCGATGGAGCTCGGGATCGACGTGGGGCAGGTCGATCACGTGATCCAGTACAAGAGTCCCCGACAGGTTACCCGCCTCCTCCAGCGGATCGGTCGCGCGGGCCACCGACAGGACGAGGTCTCGAGCGGCACGATCGTCACGACGCGACCCGACGACACCTTCGAAGCGCTGGCGATCGCCCGCCGGGCCCGCGACGGCGAGGTCGAGCCGGCGGCGATCCACGAGGGGAGTCTGGACGTGGTCGCGAATCAGCTGCCGGCGATCGTCCAGAGTCGCGGCGACACGTACGTCGACGACGCCGCCGAAACCGTAAGGCGGTCGTATCCCTTCCGGAACGTCCCCGAAGCGACTATTCGCGAGATCGTCTCCGAACTCCACCGGAATCGGATTCTGTGGTTCGACGAGGCCGAAGATCGCATCGAGACGACCGGCGGCACCTGGCAGTACGTCTACGCCAATCTCTCGATGATCCCCGACGAGGAGACCTACGAGGTCCACGACATCGCATCGGGAGGCCAGATCGGGACCCTGGACGAGCGCTTCGTGGTCAACTTCGCCCAGCCCGGCGAGGTGTTCATCCAGCGCGGTGAGATGTGGCGGATCGCCGAGATCGACGACGAGGAGGCCCGGGTCAAGGTCAGTCCGATCGAGGACCCCGCGGGCGAGGTGCCGTCGTGGATCGGCCAGGAGATTCCCGTCCCCGCCGCGGTCGCCGGCGAGGTTGGCGAAATTCGGGCCGTCGCGGAGCCCCAATTGGAAACCGGTGCCGACGCCGCCGCAGTCGGCCGCGAACTCGCGGGCCGCTATCCGGCCGACGAGTACACCCTGACCGAGGCCTGCGCGCAACTCGAGGCCCAGATCGACGCCGGCGCGCCGATGCCGACGGCGGATCGACTGGTGCTCGAGCGGCAGGGCCGGACGATCGTGCTCAACGCCCCCTTCGGCCACACGGCGAACGAGACGCTCGGACGAATTCTCTCGGCACTGCTGGGCCAGCGCGCGGGGTCGTCCGTCGGCCTCGAGACCGATCCCTACCGGATCGAACTCGAGGTGCCGAACTCGATCGCGACGAGCGACGTGCTCGCGGTGCTCGAGGAGACCGACCCTGACCACGTCGAGGCGATCGTCGAACTCGGGCTCAAGCGCTCGGACGCGCTCGCCTTCCGCCTCGCACAGGTCTCGGCGAAGTTCGGCGCGCTCAAGCGCTGGCAGAATCAGGGGTCGGGCCGCATCTCGAACGACCGCTTGCTCGCCGCGCTCGAGGACACGCCGATGTACGAGGAGGCGATTCGGGAGGTGTTCCACGAGGACCTCGACATCGAACGCGCGAGTTCGGTGCTCGAGCGGGCCCAGTCGGGGGACCTCGAGCTGGTGACCCACCGCGGGCGCACGCCGGTCGGACTGGGCGGTCGTTCGTCGGGTGGCAAGGAACTCCTCGCGCCCGAAAACGCCGATGCGAGCGTCATCAAGACGGTCAAGGAGCGGATTCAAGACGACCGCGTCATTCTGCTGTGTACCCACTGCACCGAGTGGAAGGTGAAGACGAAAGTCAAGCGGGTGCCCGACCAACCCGAGTGTCCCGAGTGCGGGTCGACGCGGATCGCCTCCCTGAACCCGTGGGCCGACGAGGTCGTGCAAGCGGTCCGGTCGCAGGAAAAGGACGACGAGCAGCGGGAGATGACCGAACGCGCGTTCCGGGCCGCGGGCCTCGTCCAGAGCCACGGCAAGCAGGCCGTCATCGCGATGGCCGCCCGCGGCGTCGGCCCCCACAACGCCGCTCAGATCATCAACAAACTTCGCGAGGACGAAGCCGAATTCTATCGGGACATCCTCTCGAAGGAGCGCGAGTACGCCCGGACGCAGGCGTTCTGGGACTGA
- a CDS encoding PadR family transcriptional regulator, giving the protein MLPDPRPPTWIQLTAFQRDCLEAVARRERTGRCCDERGIIHALERRYPSVTRTRLEPNLRTLVGRGLLANRAGADDRPSYALTDEGRALLIQRAERFAVTCGIGATDRDAGAGATSSEIRRRILEARDEKPKRCPDCGAAVPERDPLVGWWCCDDCGILLDDDGERLT; this is encoded by the coding sequence TTGCTCCCTGACCCGCGACCGCCGACGTGGATCCAACTCACCGCCTTCCAGCGCGACTGTCTCGAGGCCGTCGCCCGCCGCGAGCGGACCGGTCGGTGCTGCGACGAGCGCGGGATTATCCACGCCCTCGAGCGCCGGTATCCCAGCGTCACCCGAACCCGACTCGAGCCGAACCTGCGGACCCTCGTCGGGCGCGGCCTCCTCGCGAACCGCGCGGGAGCCGACGACCGGCCGAGCTACGCCCTGACCGACGAGGGGCGCGCCCTCCTCATCCAGCGCGCCGAGCGCTTCGCGGTCACCTGCGGGATCGGCGCGACCGATCGCGACGCTGGGGCCGGAGCCACCTCGAGCGAGATTCGGAGACGGATACTCGAGGCTCGAGACGAGAAGCCGAAACGGTGTCCCGACTGCGGCGCGGCGGTGCCCGAACGCGATCCGCTGGTCGGCTGGTGGTGCTGTGACGACTGCGGGATCCTCCTCGACGACGACGGCGAGCGGCTGACGTGA
- a CDS encoding ABC transporter permease translates to MSDETDELPEGVETRRRTRWSGLVGLTLARWRQRATGTTAGRIASTVGAVALTIAFLLVVTGIALALADGGATSRDDADVRITPTEGSTLSSVDGVEGPRLGATNERAGTIRSHDGVEHASPVLVETARLESTDGDPRTVRLVGVVPDGESRTVAGLPTDRLEPGDSHYANGSYDGPRNGEIVLSRTAADRLDASGGDELAVSRGPMQSNETAVTVTVAAVGDGGGGGGGKGSEGGAPIALVHASELQSLSGAADGQLADRVLVWGNSDAAQSAATDAYPDASVEIAGTADPTALFEDGLAFATSVIALIVGVTICASFVATTMGMTVDEDRRTLAVLESIGVPTRGRLAVVAISTGITTFVGSLVGIVFGAGGIVGVNAIASATIAPGAVAQFHPLFVPYAIAVALLSGLVAVPYPLAVAARTSVLSEVGR, encoded by the coding sequence ATGTCCGATGAGACCGACGAGTTACCCGAGGGCGTCGAGACGCGGCGACGAACCCGGTGGTCGGGCCTCGTCGGACTGACGCTCGCGAGGTGGCGCCAGCGGGCGACGGGAACGACGGCGGGCCGGATCGCGTCGACCGTCGGCGCCGTCGCACTGACGATCGCGTTCCTGCTCGTCGTGACGGGCATCGCGCTGGCGCTGGCCGACGGCGGCGCGACGAGCAGGGACGACGCGGACGTCCGTATTACGCCGACCGAGGGGAGCACCCTCTCGTCCGTCGACGGGGTCGAAGGCCCCCGCCTCGGAGCGACGAACGAACGGGCCGGGACGATCCGCTCGCACGACGGCGTCGAGCACGCGTCCCCGGTGCTCGTCGAGACGGCGCGACTCGAGTCGACCGACGGCGACCCGCGGACGGTCCGTCTCGTCGGCGTCGTTCCCGACGGCGAATCGCGGACCGTCGCGGGACTACCGACGGACCGCCTCGAGCCGGGTGACTCCCACTACGCGAACGGATCGTACGACGGCCCGCGAAACGGGGAGATCGTGCTCTCTCGCACCGCCGCCGACCGACTCGACGCGTCAGGCGGCGACGAGCTGGCCGTCTCGAGGGGGCCGATGCAGTCGAACGAGACGGCAGTAACGGTGACGGTTGCGGCCGTGGGGGATGGCGGTGGCGGCGGTGGCGGCAAGGGCAGCGAGGGCGGCGCTCCGATCGCCCTCGTGCACGCGAGCGAACTCCAGTCGCTTTCCGGGGCCGCGGACGGCCAACTCGCCGATCGGGTGTTAGTCTGGGGCAACTCCGACGCGGCGCAGTCGGCCGCCACCGACGCGTATCCCGACGCGTCGGTCGAGATCGCCGGAACCGCCGATCCCACCGCGTTGTTCGAGGACGGCCTGGCGTTCGCGACCAGCGTGATCGCGCTGATCGTCGGCGTGACGATCTGTGCCTCGTTCGTCGCGACGACCATGGGCATGACCGTCGACGAGGACCGGCGGACGCTGGCCGTCCTCGAGTCGATCGGCGTTCCCACTCGCGGTCGCCTCGCCGTCGTCGCGATTTCGACGGGGATCACCACGTTCGTCGGCTCGCTCGTGGGAATCGTCTTCGGCGCGGGAGGGATCGTGGGCGTCAACGCGATCGCCAGCGCGACTATCGCGCCGGGGGCGGTCGCCCAGTTCCATCCCTTGTTCGTCCCGTACGCGATCGCCGTCGCGCTCCTGTCGGGCCTCGTGGCCGTTCCCTACCCGCTCGCGGTAGCCGCGCGAACGTCAGTTCTCTCGGAGGTGGGACGATGA
- a CDS encoding ABC transporter ATP-binding protein — protein sequence MFNRSVQDSRSPARDRTDERESTTAVRLEGVTHRYGSSGGRFRSGDERTVTALRDVSFDVPTGTIVGLEGPSGSGKSTILHAVAGLLVPTEGSVELRDTDLAALSDGERTRARRRHIGIVFQRFHLLPSLSARANVALPLVQAGVPRSDRRERATDLLEAVGLGDRTTHLPGELSGGERQRVAIARALSTDPDVIVADEPTGELDTATGGDVLELLTDIGRDRAVLVASHDAATLSVADRVVTLRDGRVDDVR from the coding sequence ATGTTCAACCGATCAGTTCAGGATTCGCGATCGCCGGCGAGGGACCGAACGGACGAGCGCGAATCGACGACGGCCGTTCGCCTCGAGGGAGTCACCCACCGCTACGGCTCGAGCGGGGGCCGGTTCCGATCGGGTGACGAGCGCACGGTGACCGCGCTCCGCGACGTCTCCTTCGACGTCCCGACGGGGACCATCGTCGGACTCGAGGGCCCGAGCGGAAGCGGGAAGTCGACGATCCTGCACGCGGTCGCGGGGCTGCTGGTGCCGACGGAGGGCAGCGTGGAACTGCGCGACACCGACCTCGCGGCGCTGTCCGACGGGGAGCGAACCCGGGCGCGGCGACGCCACATCGGGATCGTGTTCCAGCGGTTCCACCTCCTGCCGTCGCTGTCCGCCCGCGCGAACGTCGCCCTGCCGCTCGTGCAGGCGGGCGTCCCCCGGTCCGACCGGCGAGAGCGCGCGACCGACCTGCTCGAGGCGGTCGGCCTGGGCGATCGCACCACGCACCTGCCCGGCGAACTCAGCGGCGGCGAGCGACAGCGGGTCGCGATCGCGCGGGCGCTCTCGACGGACCCGGACGTGATCGTCGCCGACGAGCCGACGGGCGAACTCGACACGGCGACCGGCGGGGACGTCCTCGAGCTCCTGACCGATATCGGGCGCGACCGAGCGGTACTGGTGGCCTCGCACGACGCGGCCACGCTGTCCGTCGCGGACCGCGTCGTCACGCTTCGCGACGGGCGGGTGGACGATGTCCGATGA
- a CDS encoding ABC transporter permease gives MSVGGAVVRTRAVIGLALAQLRRSPGRTVLTVLAVTLAVLSVTVLASLGVGVVEKGEQGLDSAGRDIWISRSPVDPGSSGTENPISGAHGTAAELTARDDIASASPIAMYDVYLGTDPSDLQRRPAVGVQETHDGFDFEAGHGFEVDRETAASPPPDEPQRDEIILDPQVADELGVSVGDTIYVGTSRHTAEANELTVIGISGYYSQYLGSPAVTVPLGDLQAIAGTSGTDRATYLTADVADGADRDAVAAELGEAYPEYDVRTSDNQVQSMLEERTMVLASGATLVGLAVLGGIVLTANLFALVAHQQREELAALRAIGLSRRLLAGTIGTQGLVIGLLGGLLAVAVTPLAVIGLNRFSASVLGFERLLRTPPEVYAGGFALALGAGTIVAIVAGWRAGRYARIEHLQA, from the coding sequence ATGAGCGTCGGCGGCGCGGTCGTTCGAACGCGAGCCGTCATCGGACTCGCGCTCGCCCAGCTTCGGCGCTCCCCCGGCCGAACCGTCCTCACCGTGCTCGCGGTCACCCTGGCCGTCCTCTCGGTGACCGTTCTCGCGAGCCTCGGCGTGGGCGTCGTCGAGAAGGGAGAGCAGGGACTGGACAGCGCCGGTCGGGACATCTGGATCTCGCGCTCCCCGGTCGATCCGGGGTCCAGCGGCACTGAAAACCCGATATCTGGCGCTCACGGCACGGCAGCCGAGCTCACCGCGCGGGACGATATCGCCTCGGCCTCGCCGATCGCGATGTACGACGTCTACCTCGGAACGGATCCGTCGGACCTCCAGCGCAGACCCGCGGTCGGCGTCCAGGAGACCCACGACGGCTTCGACTTCGAAGCGGGCCACGGGTTCGAGGTGGACAGGGAGACCGCCGCCAGCCCCCCACCTGACGAGCCCCAGCGCGACGAGATCATTCTCGATCCGCAGGTCGCCGACGAACTGGGCGTCTCGGTCGGCGACACGATCTACGTCGGGACCAGCCGACACACGGCGGAGGCGAACGAGCTCACCGTCATCGGGATCTCGGGCTACTACTCGCAGTACCTCGGCTCGCCGGCGGTGACGGTCCCGCTGGGCGACCTGCAGGCCATCGCCGGCACGTCGGGAACTGACCGGGCGACCTACCTCACCGCCGACGTGGCGGACGGCGCCGACCGCGACGCCGTGGCGGCAGAGCTCGGCGAGGCGTATCCCGAGTACGACGTTCGGACCAGCGATAATCAGGTACAGTCGATGCTCGAGGAGCGCACGATGGTGCTCGCGAGCGGCGCGACGCTGGTCGGGCTCGCCGTCCTCGGCGGAATCGTCCTGACGGCCAACCTGTTCGCGCTCGTGGCCCACCAGCAGCGCGAGGAACTGGCGGCCCTCCGTGCGATCGGCCTCTCTCGCCGGCTGCTCGCCGGCACGATCGGCACGCAGGGGCTCGTCATCGGTCTGCTCGGCGGCCTGCTCGCCGTCGCGGTGACGCCGCTAGCCGTGATCGGGTTGAACCGGTTCTCGGCGTCGGTGCTCGGCTTCGAGCGTCTCCTCCGGACGCCGCCCGAGGTCTACGCGGGCGGGTTCGCGCTCGCGCTCGGTGCCGGAACGATCGTCGCGATCGTCGCCGGCTGGCGCGCCGGCCGCTACGCTCGTATCGAGCATCTCCAGGCCTGA